A portion of the Haliaeetus albicilla chromosome 5, bHalAlb1.1, whole genome shotgun sequence genome contains these proteins:
- the FJX1 gene encoding four-jointed box protein 1 has product MKRARRAAPGPLPVLGLLLLLGALPGLWTVLLLRREAAAQPEPEPEPEPEPEPEPRPPAGPPPGRWGWERSPAARGEPGGGGGQKTFRALLAVPAAAAGREERGGEGRAAAAAAAAGGGGWPVERGIFWSRELEERVPPGFAAEEAAAWLSAARGARVASLERGGCGRSSNRLARLSDGSRACVRYGINPEQIQGEALSYHLAGVLGMQERLPPTALALVEARGRQWEPVREELRGSHWAEGAVVSLTRWVDNLTAVVAPAPWGAEAGGGRRLQPLSAGGLGGLPPAQLVELVQWSDLILFDYLTANFDRLVSNLFSLQWDPRVMRRATSNLLRGPDGGLVFLDNEAGLVHGYRLLAMWDPYNEPLLRSVCVFREGTARRVAELHRRRSAAAELRRRYRAREPLWARLGFLSERQAELLQARVDFVHRHIAHCRAQAALR; this is encoded by the coding sequence ATGAAGCGGGCGAGGCGGGCCGCGCCGGGCCCCCTGCccgtgctggggctgctgctgctgctgggcgcCCTGCCGGGGCTCTGGAcggtgctgctgctgcggcgggaggcggcggcgcaGCCCGAGCccgagccggagccggagcccgAGCCCGAGCCCGAGCCGCGCCCgcccgcggggccgccgccggggcggTGGGGCTGGGAGCGCTccccggcggcgcggggcgagcccggcggcggcggggggcagAAAACTTTCCGGGCGCTGCTGGCggtgccggcggcggcggccggccgggaggagcggggcggcgaagggcgggcggcggcggcggcggcggcggccggggggggcggctggCCGGTGGAGCGGGGCATCTTCTGGAGCCGCGAGCTGGAGGAGCGGGTGCCGCCGGGCTTCGCGGCCGAGGAGGCGGCGGCCTGGCTGTCGGCCGCCCGCGGCGCCCGCGTGGCCTCGCTGGAGCGGGGCGGCTGCGGGCGCAGCTCCAACCGGCTGGCGCGGCTGTCGGACGGGAGCCGCGCCTGCGTCCGCTACGGCATCAACCCGGAGCAGATCCAGGGCGAGGCGCTCTCCTACCACCTGGCCGGCGTGCTGGGCATGCAGGAGCGGCTGCCGCCCACCGCCCTGGCGCTGGTGGAGGCCCGCGGGCGGCAGTGGGAGCCGGTGCGGGAGGAGCTGCGCGGCTCGCACTGGGCCGAGGGCGCCGTGGTCAGCCTGACCCGCTGGGTGGACAACCTGACCGCCGTGGTGGCCCCCGCGCCCTGGGGCGccgaggcgggcggcgggcggcggctgCAGCCGCTGTCGGCGGGGGGGCTGGGCGGGCTGCCGCCGGCGCAGCTGGTGGAGCTGGTGCAGTGGAGCGACCTGATCCTCTTCGACTACCTGACGGCCAACTTCGACCGCCTGGTCAGCAACCTCTTCAGCCTGCAGTGGGACCCGCGGGTGATGCGGCGCGCCACCAGCAACCTGCTGCGCGGCCCCGACGGCGGGCTCGTCTTCCTGGACAACGAGGCCGGGCTGGTGCACGGCTACCGCCTCCTCGCCATGTGGGACCCCTACAACGAGCCGCTGCTCCGCTCCGTCTGCGTCTTCCGCGAGGGCACGGCGCGCCGCGTCGCCGAGCTGCACCGCCgccgcagcgccgccgccgAGCTCCGCCGCCGCTACCGGGCGCGGGAGCCGCTCTGGGCCCGCCTCGGCTTCCTCTCGGAGCGGCAGGCCGAGCTGCTGCAGGCCCGCGTCGACTTCGTGCACCGCCACATCGCCCACTGCCGCGCCCAGGCCGCCCTGCGCTGA
- the LOC138685543 gene encoding LOW QUALITY PROTEIN: NADH-ubiquinone oxidoreductase chain 2 (The sequence of the model RefSeq protein was modified relative to this genomic sequence to represent the inferred CDS: deleted 1 base in 1 codon; substituted 7 bases at 7 genomic stop codons) — MMVQLLPLLMSPHTKLVSSLSLLLGTTITISSNDXMIAWTRLELDTLAITPLISKSHHPXAIELTVKYFLVQAAASALVLFSSTTNAWSTGQXDITHLTHPTSYLLLTIAIAMKLGLVLFHFXFPEVLQGSSLTAALLLSRTMTNHCNPCLNSLGELNQTQILKILAYSSVSLLGXIATIIIYSPKLTLLLTFYLYSVITATIFLTLNTAKVLKLMTVITSXTKAPILNATLILALLSLAGLPPLTGFLPKXLVIQELTKQEIATTATIITILSLLGLFCLCLVYYFTITLPPNSTNYIKQWHINKSTSTPVAILTSLSISLLPLSAIILTTI; from the exons ATGATGGTTCAACTCCTTCCCCTACTAATGAGCCCCCACACAAAACTAGTTTCCTCTCTAAGCTTACTCCTAGGGACAACCATTACAATTTCAAGCAATGACTAAATGATAGCCTGGACCAGACTAGAACTTGACACCCTTGCTATCACCCCCCTCATCTCAAAATCCCACCACCCATGAGCCATTGAACTGACAGTCAAGTACTTTCTCGTACAAGCAGCAGCCTCAGCACTAGTCCTCTTCTCGAGCACAACCAATGCATGGTCCACAGGGCAATGAGACATCACCCATCTAACCCACCCAACATCATACCTCCTACTGACAATAGCAATTGCAATGAAACTAGGACTAGTACTGTTCCATTTCTGATTCCCAGAAGTACTCCAAGGCTCATCCCTAACCGCTGCCCTACTACTATCAAGAACAATGACTAACCACTGTAACCCTTGCCTCAACAGCCTTGGGGAGCTGAATCAGACACAGATTCTAAAAATCCTAGCCTACTCATCCGTCTCCCTCTTAGGCTGAATAGCTACCATCATTATCTACAGCCCCAAGCTCACTCTGTTATTAACTTTCTACCTATAC TCTGTCATAACCGCTACCATATTCCTCACTCTCAACACAGCCAAAGTTCTAAAACTAATGACAGTAATAACCTCATGAACAAAAGCCCCCATACTAAATGCAACCCTCATACTGGCCCTACTCTCCCTAGCAGGACTTCCCCCACTAACAGGCTTCCTGCCTAAATGACTTGTTATTCAAGAACTTACTAAACAAGAAATAGCCACTACAGCCACAATCATCACCATCCTCTCACTACTAGGACTATTCTGCCTTTGCCTTGTATACTACTTCACAATTACACTACCACCAAACTCCACAAACTACATAAAACAATGGCATATTAACAAATCAACAAGCACCCCGGTTGCCATCCTCACCTCCCTATCAATCTCGCTCTTACCACTCTCCGCTATAATCCTAACCACCATCTAG